From a region of the Buchnera aphidicola (Aphis fabae) genome:
- a CDS encoding TatD family hydrolase — MFLIDSHCHLDQLNYNELHKNIEDMLKKSHKNSVKKFLTVSTSISNFYNIKQLFDKYNSVFYSCGVHPLYCQKEIKNFNQLQVLSTNKRVIALGETGLDYHYSIQTKEIQQYFFRKHIQIAIQLNKPIIVHTRNAIDDTIRILKEENAEKCGGILHSFTENDVIAFKLLDLGFYISFSGIITFKNSIQLRNTLKKIPLENLLIETDAPYLSPVPYRGKENQPAYLLDIAKHICLIKEIHLEKFAKIIKNNFYTLFKF, encoded by the coding sequence ATGTTTTTAATTGACTCTCATTGTCATCTTGACCAACTAAATTATAATGAATTACATAAAAACATAGAAGATATGCTGAAAAAATCACATAAAAATTCTGTAAAAAAATTTTTAACAGTATCTACTTCTATTAGTAATTTTTATAATATAAAACAATTATTTGATAAATATAATTCTGTTTTTTATTCCTGCGGTGTACATCCTTTGTATTGTCAAAAAGAAATAAAAAATTTTAATCAATTACAAGTATTATCTACAAACAAACGTGTTATTGCCTTAGGTGAAACAGGTTTAGATTATCATTATTCAATTCAAACAAAAGAAATACAACAATATTTTTTTCGAAAACATATACAAATTGCAATACAATTAAATAAGCCCATTATAGTACATACAAGAAATGCTATAGACGATACAATAAGAATATTAAAAGAAGAAAATGCAGAAAAATGTGGAGGTATTTTGCACTCCTTTACCGAAAATGATGTAATAGCATTTAAATTATTAGATCTAGGATTTTATATTTCTTTTTCTGGAATTATTACTTTTAAAAATTCAATTCAATTACGAAACACACTAAAAAAAATACCGTTAGAAAATTTATTAATCGAAACAGATGCTCCATATTTATCACCTGTTCCATATAGAGGAAAAGAAAATCAACCAGCATATTTGCTTGATATAGCAAAACATATTTGTTTAATAAAAGAAATACATTTAGAAAAATTTGCTAAAATTATAAAAAATAATTTTTATACATTATTTAAATTTTAA
- a CDS encoding DNA polymerase III subunit delta' C-terminal domain-containing protein produces the protein MASKTIYMKHYPWLKNPYKRIIKQHQIKKTHHAFLIKTVRGLGVFTLVWNISTWLLCNEINGIESCKKCHSCQLMSSGNHPDWHQYMKNRNEIITIDHIREINEKIFKYPQQGKNKIIFLSNIQKLTESAKNALLKTLEEPPKNTWFFLIDYRNIIINSTLHSRCLIYRLFPPQEKNSLNWLKNQNLLNKTFNVISLRINQGSPISAKKFINNGLWEERKNLFVFFLRSIKNYNLLKILPILSMNNTLLKIDWICLLLFDAIQIYFNIKKQLINFDQLELIQFFSHNYNYFTLNQSIQTWTKCRYRLSNIPGINNELLLLEQLLKWEKILGFIV, from the coding sequence ATGGCTTCAAAAACAATTTATATGAAACACTATCCTTGGCTCAAAAATCCATATAAAAGAATTATTAAACAACATCAAATAAAAAAAACACATCATGCATTTTTAATAAAAACTGTAAGAGGATTAGGAGTATTTACATTAGTTTGGAATATTAGCACATGGTTACTATGTAATGAAATAAATGGAATCGAATCTTGTAAAAAATGTCATAGTTGTCAACTAATGTCATCAGGAAACCATCCAGATTGGCATCAATATATGAAAAATAGAAATGAAATTATTACTATTGATCATATTCGTGAAATTAATGAAAAAATATTTAAATATCCACAACAAGGAAAAAATAAAATAATATTTTTATCTAATATTCAAAAGTTGACAGAATCTGCAAAAAATGCATTATTAAAAACTTTAGAAGAACCACCAAAAAACACTTGGTTTTTTTTAATAGATTATAGAAACATAATAATTAATTCTACATTACATAGCCGTTGTTTAATATATAGATTATTTCCTCCACAAGAAAAAAATAGTTTAAATTGGTTAAAAAATCAAAATTTATTAAATAAAACATTTAATGTAATTTCATTACGTATTAACCAAGGCTCACCAATATCTGCTAAAAAATTTATTAATAATGGACTTTGGGAGGAAAGAAAAAATTTATTTGTATTTTTTTTAAGATCCATTAAAAATTACAACCTACTAAAAATATTACCAATTTTATCCATGAATAATACTTTATTAAAAATAGATTGGATTTGTCTATTATTATTTGATGCTATACAAATCTATTTTAACATAAAAAAACAATTAATTAATTTTGATCAATTAGAATTAATTCAATTTTTTTCTCATAATTATAATTATTTTACTTTAAATCAAAGTATTCAAACCTGGACCAAATGTCGATATAGATTATCAAATATACCTGGTATTAACAATGAATTATTATTATTAGAACAATTACTTAAATGGGAAAAAATTTTAGGTTTTATTGTTTAA
- a CDS encoding beta-ketoacyl-ACP reductase produces MKITTKTALVTGANKGIGKAIAIKLLEQGIRVIGTSTNKYGVQTINKYLKKNGFGFILDLKDTNSITEKIKEIYKHKYSIDILVNNAGVKLDKLLVHMNNTEWEDIIKINLTSIFYTSKAVIRSMIKKKEGRIITINSIIGYTGNKGQINYSTAKSGLIGFHKSLALEVASKGITVNMVAPGLIQTDFIKNLNIFQYKKYLSNIPMKRLGKAEEIADAVIFLSSKKASYITGQTLHINGGMYM; encoded by the coding sequence ATGAAAATTACAACAAAAACAGCTCTAGTGACAGGAGCAAATAAAGGAATTGGAAAAGCAATAGCTATAAAATTATTAGAACAAGGAATAAGAGTTATTGGCACATCTACTAATAAATATGGAGTGCAAACAATTAATAAATATTTAAAAAAAAATGGTTTCGGTTTCATTTTAGATTTAAAAGATACTAATTCGATTACAGAAAAAATTAAAGAAATTTATAAACATAAATATTCTATTGATATATTAGTTAATAACGCTGGAGTTAAATTAGATAAATTATTAGTGCATATGAATAATACAGAGTGGGAAGATATAATAAAAATTAATTTAACATCTATATTCTATACTTCTAAAGCTGTTATTCGTTCTATGATTAAAAAAAAAGAAGGACGAATAATAACAATTAATTCTATAATTGGTTATACAGGCAATAAAGGTCAAATTAACTACAGTACTGCAAAATCAGGTCTTATTGGATTTCATAAATCCTTAGCACTAGAAGTTGCTTCGAAAGGAATCACTGTTAATATGGTAGCACCAGGACTTATTCAAACAGATTTTATTAAAAATTTAAATATATTTCAATATAAAAAGTATCTGTCTAATATTCCAATGAAACGCTTGGGAAAAGCAGAAGAAATAGCAGATGCTGTAATATTTCTATCTTCTAAAAAAGCTTCCTATATTACTGGACAAACATTACATATAAATGGTGGAATGTATATGTAA
- the rne gene encoding ribonuclease E, translating to MKRMLINATQQEELRVALVDGQRLYDLDIENSGSEQKKSNIYKGKITRIEPSLEAAFVDYGIEKHGFLPLKEISEKYFPKNYKSNVRLNIKNILQEGKELIVQINKEERGNKGAALTTFITLAGSYLVLMPNSPNVTGISRRVEGNDRIELKELLFSLKLPKNMGLIIRTAGVGKSIKSLQWDLSLRLKHWDAIQKASESRSAPFLIHQENNVIFRAFRDYLRQDIGEILIDNPQTLNIAREHISSLGRPDFINKIKLYTGEIPLFSYYQIESQINSAFQRKVRLPSGGSITVDTTEALTAIDINSARSTRGVDIEATAFNTNLEAVEEISRQLRLRDLGGLIVIDFIDMTPIINQKSIENKLREIVREDRARVQIGNISRFGLLEMSRQRLSSSLGESSHHICPRCTGTGTIRDNESLSLSILRLIEEEALKENTYEVHAIVPIEIACYLLNEKRDAVHAIEKRQAGGKTIIVPNKNMKTPHYLVSRIRKGEHIPSMSYYLSSVLKNKNLKHIKREIIEKKIKSKPFLKNSTLFNYSVNPKNIIKNKVSKKSIYNNFLINFISWIKGSFFIKNIFIKSEVLKKNIFQYKNNIFFKKENNFSSNNTKNNINLISIDDKIKKNNKLNSFKQTKYNISVNNNYLKKVNIIYYMEQFNLFKLNLNNTKNNIFLKKAVFFKNIIAQKKNIIKNQDKYINLIKNENSIILQLHNTSNIKNLRPLKNKFINLCSINSSTLIGTSIIFSLELALGRVWCKTSLIKVNTIKKDNNLSVKKKINISSVYEYNNIIKKNISLKQFNNLKENKKNCFYKIKKNFQDLNIIQERKKNKLSYNKDHMLTSNQKKILGNQNLNKEKNKNQAYAPITKIFNNTLSNKHKKIIKSSIFLVKPNKKKSSAGAHSATNFSTSPITKTE from the coding sequence ATGAAAAGAATGTTAATTAACGCAACTCAGCAGGAAGAGTTGCGTGTTGCTCTTGTTGATGGTCAGCGTTTATATGATCTTGATATAGAAAATTCCGGATCAGAACAAAAAAAATCAAATATATATAAAGGAAAAATTACTCGTATAGAACCTAGCTTAGAAGCTGCTTTTGTAGATTATGGGATAGAAAAACATGGGTTTTTACCTTTAAAAGAAATTTCTGAAAAATATTTCCCGAAAAATTATAAGAGTAATGTACGTTTAAATATTAAAAATATTTTACAAGAAGGAAAAGAGCTTATAGTTCAAATAAATAAAGAAGAAAGAGGAAATAAAGGTGCAGCTTTGACTACTTTTATTACCCTAGCAGGAAGTTATTTAGTGTTAATGCCTAATAGTCCTAATGTTACTGGCATATCTAGAAGAGTTGAAGGCAATGATCGAATTGAATTAAAAGAATTATTATTTTCTTTAAAACTACCTAAAAATATGGGTTTAATTATTAGAACAGCGGGAGTTGGAAAATCTATAAAATCATTGCAATGGGATTTATCTCTTAGATTAAAACACTGGGATGCTATTCAAAAAGCTTCAGAAAGTAGATCTGCACCATTTTTAATTCATCAAGAAAATAATGTAATTTTTCGTGCATTTAGAGACTATTTACGCCAAGATATTGGTGAAATTTTAATTGATAATCCTCAGACACTTAATATAGCTCGAGAACATATTTCTTCTTTAGGTCGTCCAGATTTTATTAATAAAATAAAACTCTATACTGGCGAGATTCCTTTATTTAGTTATTATCAAATTGAATCTCAAATCAATTCTGCTTTTCAAAGAAAAGTCCGACTTCCTTCCGGCGGTTCAATTACAGTAGATACTACAGAAGCTTTAACAGCTATTGATATTAATTCAGCTCGTTCTACACGTGGTGTGGATATTGAAGCAACTGCATTTAATACAAACTTAGAAGCAGTTGAAGAAATTTCGAGACAATTAAGGTTGCGAGATTTAGGTGGTTTAATAGTAATTGATTTTATAGATATGACGCCTATAATCAATCAAAAATCTATTGAAAACAAACTTCGAGAAATTGTACGAGAAGATCGAGCACGTGTTCAAATTGGTAATATTTCTAGATTTGGTTTATTAGAAATGTCTAGACAAAGACTGAGCTCGTCTTTAGGTGAATCTAGTCATCATATTTGCCCTAGATGTACAGGAACAGGTACTATCAGAGATAATGAATCTTTATCTTTATCAATCTTACGTTTAATTGAAGAAGAAGCATTAAAAGAGAATACATATGAAGTACATGCTATTGTACCTATAGAAATTGCTTGTTATTTGTTAAACGAAAAACGAGATGCAGTACATGCAATTGAAAAAAGACAGGCCGGTGGGAAAACAATTATTGTTCCTAATAAAAATATGAAAACTCCTCATTATCTTGTTTCTAGAATTAGAAAAGGGGAACATATACCATCAATGAGTTACTATCTTTCTAGTGTTTTAAAGAATAAAAATTTAAAACATATTAAAAGGGAAATTATAGAAAAAAAAATTAAATCGAAACCATTTTTAAAAAATAGCACATTATTTAATTATTCTGTCAATCCAAAAAATATTATTAAGAACAAAGTATCTAAAAAAAGTATTTATAATAATTTTTTGATTAATTTTATATCCTGGATAAAAGGGTCTTTTTTTATAAAAAATATTTTTATTAAGAGTGAAGTATTGAAAAAAAATATTTTTCAGTATAAAAATAATATTTTTTTCAAGAAAGAAAATAACTTTTCAAGTAATAACACTAAAAATAATATAAATCTTATATCTATAGATGATAAAATTAAAAAAAACAATAAACTTAATTCATTTAAACAAACAAAATATAATATATCTGTTAATAATAACTATTTAAAAAAAGTTAATATTATTTATTATATGGAACAATTTAACCTTTTTAAGTTGAATTTAAATAATACAAAAAACAATATTTTTTTAAAAAAAGCAGTGTTCTTTAAAAACATCATTGCTCAGAAAAAAAATATTATTAAAAATCAAGATAAATATATTAATTTAATTAAAAATGAAAATTCTATTATTTTACAACTTCATAACACGTCTAATATTAAAAATTTAAGACCTTTAAAAAATAAATTTATTAATTTATGCTCTATTAATTCTTCAACATTAATTGGTACTAGTATTATTTTTTCATTAGAATTAGCATTAGGAAGAGTTTGGTGTAAAACTTCATTAATAAAAGTTAATACAATAAAAAAAGATAACAATTTAAGTGTTAAAAAAAAAATAAATATTTCGTCTGTTTATGAATACAATAATATTATTAAAAAAAATATATCATTAAAACAATTTAATAATTTAAAAGAAAATAAAAAAAATTGTTTTTATAAAATTAAAAAAAATTTTCAAGATCTAAATATAATTCAAGAAAGAAAAAAAAATAAATTATCTTATAACAAAGATCATATGTTAACATCAAATCAAAAAAAAATTTTAGGTAATCAAAATTTAAATAAAGAAAAAAACAAAAATCAAGCTTATGCACCTATTACTAAAATTTTTAATAACACACTTTCTAATAAACATAAAAAAATAATAAAATCTTCAATTTTTTTAGTAAAACCAAATAAAAAAAAGAGTTCTGCCGGAGCACATTCTGCAACTAATTTTTCTACTTCACCTATTACTAAAACTGAATAA
- a CDS encoding FlgK family flagellar hook-associated protein, which yields MSSILTSTISNINAIQILIDNTSEKVLNPNYRNSSERVSVENNIDESNANAGVRIQKVYDEYNNFIEEEKRKTSERVQDEQTRIEEYLKLEDLFIEKIHVFNDLMNKLYSSIQENIVNRNQNVFNEEIETNLKNIISELKIFHDKLNLLENDVRNNILEKIKKANILINKIYNLNIDIHYFPVKEAPNGIYKYIAERDQLVDELNDIIGVTVIKDNDNFEVRLNSGMSLIKNDKKKNLMILTSNTDEKYVSVAYWDENEKKLKKMEHMIPSGSLGGLFSFRREELKNAKNKLGQLTVNFADSINENHTLGYDLLGNIGKQVFNISEPQIISSSKNQSNPFTSIKWMSTNEAEDTDYVVSMRNNHWIVQRLRDQTIFEPEIYQNNNNTYLTFDGMELKIEGNNNEGNMYMIKPYAKTLDELELLIVENSPFAFSSTNDISQQNKNNAIIIQNLNKDKLVNKKDTLGMSYLKFLKSISYKCNDLEEKVPFKRQMIKILQNKKLSVSDDINEDYQKLSYEQKCYIANVKILKMAESIFNDIIDCYS from the coding sequence ATGAGTTCCATATTAACTTCTACTATTTCTAATATTAATGCTATACAAATATTAATTGATAATACATCAGAAAAAGTTTTAAATCCAAATTATAGAAATTCATCAGAACGTGTTTCAGTAGAGAATAATATAGATGAATCTAATGCTAATGCAGGAGTAAGAATACAAAAAGTATATGATGAATATAATAATTTTATTGAAGAAGAAAAACGAAAAACCAGTGAACGAGTACAAGATGAACAGACACGTATTGAAGAATATTTAAAATTAGAAGATTTATTTATTGAGAAAATACATGTATTTAATGACTTGATGAATAAATTATACTCTTCTATACAGGAAAATATTGTTAATAGAAATCAAAATGTATTTAATGAAGAAATTGAAACTAATTTAAAAAATATTATAAGTGAATTAAAAATTTTTCATGATAAATTAAATTTATTAGAAAATGATGTTAGAAATAATATATTAGAAAAAATAAAAAAAGCAAATATCTTAATTAATAAAATTTATAATCTCAACATTGATATTCACTATTTTCCAGTAAAAGAAGCTCCTAACGGTATATACAAATATATTGCTGAGAGGGATCAACTAGTCGATGAGTTAAATGATATTATCGGTGTTACAGTAATTAAAGATAATGATAATTTTGAAGTACGCTTAAATAGTGGTATGTCTCTTATCAAGAATGATAAAAAGAAAAATTTAATGATTTTAACATCTAATACTGATGAAAAATATGTTAGTGTTGCATATTGGGATGAAAATGAAAAAAAACTTAAAAAAATGGAACATATGATTCCAAGTGGATCTTTAGGTGGACTTTTTTCATTTCGAAGAGAAGAGTTAAAAAATGCTAAAAATAAACTTGGACAACTAACTGTAAATTTTGCTGATAGTATCAATGAAAATCATACATTAGGATATGATTTACTTGGTAACATTGGAAAACAAGTATTTAATATCAGTGAACCTCAAATTATATCTAGTTCAAAGAATCAATCAAATCCTTTTACTTCTATTAAATGGATGTCTACTAACGAAGCAGAAGATACTGATTATGTAGTATCTATGAGAAATAATCACTGGATAGTTCAAAGATTACGCGATCAAACAATATTTGAACCAGAAATATATCAAAATAATAATAATACATATCTTACTTTTGATGGAATGGAGTTAAAAATTGAAGGAAATAACAACGAAGGTAATATGTATATGATCAAACCATATGCTAAAACATTAGATGAACTAGAATTGCTAATTGTAGAAAATAGTCCATTTGCATTTTCCTCAACAAATGATATTAGTCAGCAAAATAAAAATAACGCAATTATCATACAGAATTTAAATAAAGATAAATTAGTAAATAAAAAAGATACATTAGGTATGTCTTATCTGAAATTTTTAAAATCTATATCTTATAAATGTAATGATCTTGAAGAAAAAGTTCCTTTTAAACGTCAAATGATTAAAATATTACAAAATAAAAAATTATCAGTATCTGATGATATAAATGAAGATTATCAAAAGCTTAGTTACGAACAAAAATGTTATATTGCAAATGTGAAAATCTTAAAAATGGCTGAAAGTATTTTCAATGATATTATTGATTGTTATAGTTAA
- the rpmF gene encoding 50S ribosomal protein L32: protein MAVQKNKPTRSKRGMRRSHDALKNISLSIDKFSGETHIRHHITQKGFYKGKKVI from the coding sequence ATGGCTGTACAAAAAAATAAACCTACTCGTTCTAAAAGAGGTATGCGTCGTTCACATGACGCTTTAAAAAACATATCATTATCTATAGATAAGTTTTCTGGAGAAACACATATTCGACACCATATAACTCAAAAAGGATTTTATAAAGGTAAAAAAGTTATTTAA
- the rluC gene encoding 23S rRNA pseudouridine(955/2504/2580) synthase RluC, whose amino-acid sequence MTYKILSASIIYINEDMINQRIDNFLKKKFKNIPKSMIYRIIRTGKIRINKKRIKPNYKLKIGDHLKVPSIKILIEEKTCFHVNNYEKNLLNNILYEDNYLLIINKPSGIAVHGGSGINFGVIEYFRNIRPLDKFLELVHRIDRETSGILILAKKRTSLVSMHQQIREKKIKKEYVALVHGLWPHDLKKISAPLLKVHLKNKQKKMLISNNGKTSETYFKIKKQYSFTTLMSIFPQTGRTHQIRAHTLHAGHPILFDKRYGNSDLDKLIKNKINSNRLLLHAISIDFTHPNNGNILHIEAPLDMNIRNFLQTLV is encoded by the coding sequence ATGACATATAAAATATTATCTGCATCTATTATATATATTAATGAAGATATGATAAATCAACGAATTGATAATTTTTTGAAAAAAAAATTTAAAAATATACCAAAAAGTATGATTTACCGTATTATTAGAACAGGAAAGATTCGAATTAATAAAAAACGAATAAAACCAAATTATAAATTAAAAATTGGAGATCATTTAAAAGTTCCTTCGATAAAGATTTTAATCGAAGAAAAAACCTGCTTTCATGTTAATAATTATGAAAAAAATTTATTAAATAATATACTTTATGAAGACAACTATTTACTAATAATAAATAAACCTTCTGGTATTGCAGTACATGGTGGAAGCGGTATTAATTTTGGAGTCATAGAATACTTTCGAAATATTCGTCCACTAGATAAATTTCTTGAGCTTGTACATCGTATTGATCGAGAAACATCAGGTATATTAATTTTAGCGAAAAAAAGAACATCTCTTGTATCTATGCATCAACAAATAAGAGAAAAAAAAATAAAAAAAGAATATGTTGCGTTAGTACATGGTTTATGGCCACATGATTTAAAAAAAATATCAGCACCTTTATTAAAAGTTCATCTAAAAAATAAACAAAAAAAAATGTTAATTAGTAATAATGGAAAAACTTCAGAAACTTATTTTAAAATAAAAAAACAATATTCTTTTACAACATTAATGTCTATTTTTCCTCAAACAGGTAGAACACATCAAATTCGAGCACATACTTTACATGCAGGACATCCAATATTATTTGATAAACGTTATGGAAACTCGGATTTAGATAAATTAATTAAAAATAAAATTAATTCTAATAGACTTTTATTGCATGCTATTTCAATTGATTTTACACATCCAAATAATGGTAATATATTACATATAGAAGCACCATTAGATATGAATATTAGAAATTTTCTACAAACTCTTGTATGA
- the acpP gene encoding acyl carrier protein yields MNNIEKKIKKIIAKKLDIKIENITNNSSFLEDLGADSLDIVELIMTLEEDFNIEISDNEAEKIKTVQNAVNFINSKLQD; encoded by the coding sequence ATGAATAATATTGAAAAGAAAATAAAAAAAATTATTGCAAAAAAATTAGATATAAAAATAGAAAATATTACTAATAATTCTTCATTTTTAGAAGATCTTGGAGCTGATTCATTAGATATTGTAGAATTAATTATGACTTTAGAAGAAGATTTTAATATAGAAATATCTGACAATGAAGCAGAAAAAATTAAAACAGTACAAAATGCTGTAAATTTTATTAATAGTAAACTTCAAGATTAA
- the fabD gene encoding ACP S-malonyltransferase, which produces MALFAMLFPGQGVQYINMLSSFLQKEKLFQNTFKEASEHIGYNLLKLIREGPLNKINNSKYTQPIILTSSIAIYKLWKKCNGKNPLFMSGHSLGEYSALVCSNALKFSDALKIVALRGQYMEKVTLNRSCLVKAIIGLNKNIVKKICRKYTSNTVSIASINSDNQIIISGDKLDVYQASLDCKKNGAQFIFDINLNIPVHSYLMKPVAKKIKHILKNIEIKKPKIPVINNVDVKCENNSENIKKALIKQVYKTVRWKEIIDFIQSKNIFTMLEIGPNNILTNLNKKNINLISLNTSNKKYFLQAFKTIN; this is translated from the coding sequence ATGGCTTTATTTGCTATGTTATTTCCAGGTCAAGGTGTTCAATATATAAACATGTTATCTTCTTTTTTACAAAAAGAAAAACTTTTTCAAAACACTTTCAAAGAAGCATCAGAACATATAGGTTATAATTTATTAAAACTCATAAGAGAAGGACCGTTAAACAAAATAAATAATAGTAAATATACACAACCAATAATATTAACTTCATCAATTGCAATTTATAAACTTTGGAAAAAATGTAATGGAAAAAATCCATTATTTATGTCTGGACATAGTTTAGGAGAATATTCTGCATTAGTTTGTTCTAATGCTTTAAAATTTAGTGATGCATTAAAAATTGTTGCTTTACGTGGACAATATATGGAAAAAGTAACGTTAAATCGATCATGTTTAGTAAAAGCTATAATTGGTTTAAATAAAAATATTGTTAAGAAAATTTGTCGAAAATATACATCAAATACTGTTTCTATTGCAAGTATTAATTCTGATAATCAAATAATTATTTCGGGAGATAAGCTAGATGTATACCAAGCAAGCTTAGATTGCAAAAAAAATGGAGCTCAATTTATATTTGATATTAATCTCAACATACCAGTACATAGTTATTTAATGAAACCAGTGGCTAAAAAAATTAAACATATATTAAAAAATATCGAAATAAAAAAACCTAAAATACCAGTGATCAATAATGTAGATGTAAAATGCGAAAATAATAGTGAAAATATCAAGAAAGCATTAATAAAGCAAGTATATAAAACTGTAAGATGGAAAGAAATAATAGATTTTATACAATCAAAAAATATTTTTACTATGCTAGAAATTGGACCAAATAATATTTTAACTAATTTAAATAAAAAAAATATTAATTTAATATCTCTTAATACAAGTAATAAAAAATATTTTTTACAAGCTTTCAAAACAATAAATTAA
- a CDS encoding rod-binding protein, whose amino-acid sequence MQNNLYLFNITNYHAKLVDDLKYQVKINPQKYSLETAKQVEGIFIHMLLKSMRYSLTEGNLLDNDQSRLYTEVYDEQISKELTKKGIGLSDIILKQIEQKKLHI is encoded by the coding sequence ATGCAAAACAATTTATATTTATTTAATATAACAAACTACCATGCTAAATTAGTCGATGATTTAAAATATCAAGTAAAAATTAATCCTCAAAAATATTCCTTAGAAACTGCTAAGCAAGTTGAAGGTATTTTTATTCATATGTTATTGAAAAGTATGAGATATTCCTTGACAGAAGGGAATTTATTAGATAACGATCAAAGTCGTTTATATACGGAAGTATATGATGAGCAAATTTCAAAAGAATTAACTAAAAAAGGTATTGGATTATCAGATATTATTTTAAAACAAATTGAACAAAAAAAACTACATATATAA
- the tmk gene encoding dTMP kinase: MIKNKFIVIEGLEGAGKTHACTCVKNILKNHNIKNIILVRQPGSTPIGEEIRKLIKTYYTEKITKETELLLIYAARMQLVKTIIQPALNRGDWVISDRHDLSSLAYQGGGLGINENIINQLKNLLLGDFIPDLTLYLDVMPEIGLQRALKRSSLDRIEKRSLTFFKKTRKSYLNNIKSDKKIIKINANLDITNVTQNIKKQLLKWLQKQFI; this comes from the coding sequence ATGATAAAAAACAAATTTATTGTAATTGAAGGATTAGAAGGTGCAGGGAAAACACATGCATGTACTTGTGTAAAAAATATTCTAAAAAATCATAATATTAAAAATATTATATTAGTTCGACAACCAGGAAGTACACCTATTGGAGAAGAAATAAGAAAATTAATTAAAACATATTATACTGAAAAAATTACAAAAGAAACAGAACTATTATTAATATATGCAGCAAGAATGCAATTAGTAAAAACAATTATTCAACCAGCTTTAAATCGAGGAGATTGGGTGATTTCAGACCGTCACGACCTATCTTCTTTAGCTTATCAAGGTGGAGGTTTAGGTATTAATGAAAATATTATTAATCAATTAAAAAATTTATTATTAGGAGATTTTATTCCAGATTTAACTCTATATTTAGATGTTATGCCAGAAATTGGTTTACAAAGAGCATTAAAACGCAGTTCATTAGATAGAATAGAAAAAAGATCTTTAACATTTTTTAAAAAAACAAGAAAAAGTTATTTAAATAATATAAAATCAGACAAAAAAATTATTAAAATTAATGCTAATTTAGATATTACAAACGTTACTCAAAATATCAAAAAGCAACTATTAAAATGGCTTCAAAAACAATTTATATGA